One genomic window of Psychrobacillus sp. INOP01 includes the following:
- a CDS encoding DUF5590 domain-containing protein — protein sequence MALKRWLLFIVIFAFSLTIIISLLIYFQAKSPFSDATDAAESYALENNLLAQVDKTYVYNNTSTFHTVIGTTAKGQEKAYFLPDKQSDEKIMEVSMDEGISEQQAVDIAMKDVKEGKLLHAKLGVEKIGPVWEITYVNADDKLNYVYLLFDNGEWWKRISNL from the coding sequence ATGGCACTTAAAAGATGGTTATTATTTATTGTAATTTTTGCATTTAGTTTAACAATAATTATAAGCTTATTAATTTACTTTCAAGCAAAAAGTCCATTTTCGGATGCAACGGATGCAGCAGAATCGTATGCTTTGGAAAATAACTTGTTAGCTCAGGTAGATAAGACCTATGTATATAACAATACATCCACTTTTCATACGGTGATTGGTACGACAGCTAAAGGGCAAGAAAAAGCATATTTTTTACCAGACAAGCAGTCGGATGAAAAGATTATGGAAGTCAGCATGGACGAAGGTATATCGGAGCAGCAAGCTGTGGACATAGCGATGAAGGATGTAAAAGAAGGTAAGCTGTTACATGCTAAACTCGGTGTAGAAAAAATAGGGCCAGTTTGGGAAATTACTTATGTGAATGCGGATGACAAACTCAATTATGTATATTTGTTATTCGATAATGGTGAATGGTGGAAACGAATTTCGAACCTATAG
- a CDS encoding DnaD domain-containing protein yields MQKRDRLRIWTEQGNVTISQLFFSHYKAINIRDEEAILLLHLFAFGEAGNHFPTPQNLVERTYFSENKVVTILQRLMQKGLIQIEQHLDQDGIHYEYYAFHQLWELLVDVIEHQQNDEKDLRSKEEEGDIYKLFEQEFGRLLSPMEYETIGMWFDQDKHSVALIRLALKEAVLSQKLSLRYIDRILFEWKKKNIKTVEAAENQSAQFRQHVPVQKTTEQPSSSLKVPFYNWLEERE; encoded by the coding sequence ATGCAAAAGCGAGATCGACTCCGTATCTGGACTGAGCAGGGGAATGTAACTATTTCCCAGCTTTTTTTTAGTCATTATAAAGCGATTAATATAAGAGATGAAGAGGCTATTCTATTATTACATTTATTCGCTTTTGGAGAAGCAGGAAATCATTTTCCTACCCCACAAAACTTAGTAGAACGTACTTATTTTAGTGAAAATAAAGTAGTAACTATTTTGCAACGTCTTATGCAAAAAGGGTTAATACAAATAGAGCAGCATTTAGATCAAGATGGTATACACTATGAATATTACGCATTCCATCAATTATGGGAGCTATTAGTAGATGTTATTGAGCATCAACAAAATGATGAAAAAGATCTTCGTAGCAAAGAGGAAGAAGGGGATATATATAAATTATTCGAGCAGGAATTTGGTCGATTACTATCCCCAATGGAATATGAGACTATAGGTATGTGGTTCGATCAAGACAAGCATTCTGTAGCACTCATCCGCTTGGCTTTAAAGGAAGCAGTACTTTCACAAAAGCTTAGTCTCCGGTATATAGATCGAATATTATTTGAATGGAAAAAGAAAAATATCAAAACTGTGGAAGCTGCTGAAAATCAATCAGCACAATTTAGACAGCATGTTCCAGTGCAAAAAACAACGGAACAACCATCTTCCAGCTTGAAAGTTCCGTTTTACAATTGGTTAGAAGAAAGAGAGTAG
- the dinG gene encoding ATP-dependent DNA helicase DinG yields the protein MENHKYAVVDIETTGHSSTNGDRIIQLAIVFIENNNIVNTYTTFINPEKPIPLFIQDLTKIANSDVQNAPLFEDIGAEVLEMLHDHIFVAHNIHFDLPFLQKELKRVGLSKLVCKTMDTVEFTKIMFPNLYSYKLQDISNELEIDLESAHRADDDALATAHLLLKCIDRLMKLPVKTIELLHKRSFQLKSNLSILFFDALVSKRKALSPDNFLIYRGIPVKEVLKEIQEETELLSFPKTKEMKIELFSKSFSSFEERQGQFELMDQIQAALTNESEIVCEAETGIGKTLGYLLPAVIYAFKMKRPVIISTYTTHLIDQLVTEEIPKINAILETNIKVATLKGMHHYIDLYSFWQHVQLEDESYDETFTIMQILVWLTLTEDGDLTELNASGGGQLFVDKIRRGSLSNIKEVGEHDFYERALRKSANCHILVTNHAMVMTDQEREKPLLTSGCAMIVDEAHQLIHASMSRGERIFSYTNWKYVLGQFGTLDTEQLLHKLELLHVPLSVQIRLEKQYVETIEKFDKAVSYVIDAFLQKSKRNGKSTKKMIALEDLDLDQSIFRSVANSIQVFIFSTKSMITSYSKHVEEEKIQSFINEWQYWIRELDIKVSEWDEIFLQNRGTEARWLEIDTRSIPGSLTVIKRPLNYKEDIKNALMTHREVGAVIWTSGTLTVPSNRHFITSQLGLSSEIPIYQYKAASDYYNGAELLIVENMPDIKQVSQSDYIEAVAEAVVQTVLVSEGRCFVLFTSQDMLRKTVELIQDTHLLEDYMLFAQGMTSGSRMRLLKSFQRFSKSVLFGTNSFWEGVDVPGDALSVIIMVRLPFSSPDDPLFKKRADLITKNGQNPFSAYSLPEAVLRFRQGFGRLIRSSSDKGVFIVLDRRIETKSYGRDFLQAIPNIPVKKVSLENMVLELENWYTNEG from the coding sequence ATGGAAAATCATAAATATGCAGTTGTCGATATTGAAACAACAGGCCACTCATCGACGAATGGTGACCGTATTATTCAGCTTGCAATTGTATTTATTGAAAATAACAATATAGTAAACACATATACGACTTTTATTAACCCAGAAAAGCCTATTCCATTATTTATCCAGGATTTGACTAAAATAGCGAATAGTGATGTTCAAAATGCACCATTATTTGAGGACATAGGGGCAGAAGTATTAGAAATGCTGCACGATCATATTTTTGTTGCCCACAATATACACTTTGACCTACCATTTCTCCAAAAGGAATTGAAACGAGTAGGACTTTCAAAATTAGTATGTAAAACAATGGATACAGTAGAATTCACAAAAATAATGTTTCCGAACCTGTATAGCTATAAGCTTCAGGATATTTCCAATGAGTTAGAAATCGATTTAGAGTCTGCACATAGAGCGGATGATGATGCTTTAGCAACTGCTCATTTATTGTTAAAATGTATAGATAGATTAATGAAGCTACCAGTTAAAACTATTGAGTTATTACATAAGCGATCCTTTCAATTAAAATCTAATTTATCCATCCTATTTTTTGACGCACTCGTAAGTAAAAGAAAAGCGTTATCACCAGACAATTTTCTAATTTACCGTGGGATTCCGGTAAAAGAAGTATTGAAGGAGATACAGGAAGAAACCGAATTACTTTCATTTCCCAAAACAAAGGAAATGAAAATAGAATTATTTAGTAAGAGTTTCTCTAGCTTTGAAGAACGGCAGGGGCAATTTGAATTGATGGATCAAATTCAAGCAGCTCTAACAAACGAATCTGAAATAGTTTGCGAAGCAGAAACGGGAATTGGAAAAACATTAGGCTACTTATTACCAGCTGTTATCTATGCATTTAAAATGAAAAGACCAGTTATTATTAGTACATATACAACTCATCTGATAGACCAATTGGTGACAGAGGAAATTCCAAAGATAAACGCAATTTTAGAAACGAATATTAAGGTTGCAACGCTAAAAGGGATGCATCATTATATAGATCTTTATAGCTTTTGGCAGCATGTCCAACTAGAGGATGAGTCGTACGATGAAACGTTTACGATTATGCAAATATTAGTATGGCTGACTTTAACGGAAGATGGAGATCTAACAGAGTTAAATGCCTCTGGTGGAGGGCAACTGTTTGTCGATAAAATCAGGCGAGGAAGTTTGTCAAACATTAAAGAGGTTGGAGAACATGATTTTTATGAAAGAGCTCTCCGCAAAAGTGCAAATTGTCATATATTAGTAACCAACCATGCGATGGTAATGACCGATCAAGAAAGAGAGAAACCATTATTAACTTCTGGTTGTGCAATGATTGTCGATGAAGCTCACCAATTGATTCACGCTAGTATGTCTCGTGGTGAGCGTATTTTCTCTTATACTAACTGGAAATATGTGTTAGGGCAGTTTGGAACACTTGATACTGAGCAGTTGTTGCATAAATTGGAACTTCTTCATGTTCCTTTGTCAGTACAAATTCGATTAGAAAAGCAATATGTAGAAACAATAGAAAAATTTGATAAAGCTGTATCGTATGTCATTGATGCATTCCTTCAGAAAAGTAAAAGAAACGGGAAGAGCACTAAGAAGATGATAGCATTAGAAGACCTTGATTTAGATCAATCTATTTTCCGTTCAGTTGCTAATTCTATACAGGTTTTTATCTTCTCGACTAAGTCTATGATCACTTCGTACAGTAAGCATGTGGAAGAGGAAAAAATACAATCTTTCATCAATGAATGGCAATATTGGATAAGAGAATTAGATATTAAAGTAAGTGAATGGGATGAGATTTTCCTACAGAATAGAGGAACAGAGGCGAGATGGCTAGAAATCGATACAAGAAGTATTCCCGGTAGCCTAACTGTTATTAAGCGCCCACTAAATTATAAAGAGGATATTAAAAATGCATTAATGACCCACCGAGAAGTGGGAGCGGTTATTTGGACATCTGGTACATTAACCGTACCATCCAATAGGCACTTTATCACTTCCCAGCTTGGGTTAAGTTCTGAAATACCTATTTATCAATATAAAGCAGCTAGCGATTATTACAATGGAGCAGAGTTGCTAATCGTGGAAAATATGCCTGATATTAAACAGGTGTCACAGAGTGATTATATTGAAGCAGTTGCAGAAGCCGTAGTACAAACGGTTCTAGTTTCGGAAGGCAGATGCTTTGTTTTATTTACATCCCAGGATATGCTTCGAAAAACAGTGGAATTAATACAAGATACTCATTTATTGGAAGACTATATGCTCTTTGCGCAAGGAATGACTTCCGGAAGTAGGATGAGATTATTAAAATCATTCCAACGTTTCTCCAAATCCGTACTATTTGGAACGAATAGTTTTTGGGAGGGAGTTGATGTACCTGGTGATGCACTATCGGTGATCATTATGGTTCGTTTACCATTCTCCTCTCCAGATGATCCTCTATTCAAAAAAAGAGCGGATTTAATAACGAAAAATGGTCAGAACCCATTTTCTGCCTATTCATTACCAGAAGCAGTGTTGCGTTTTAGACAAGGATTCGGGCGCTTAATCCGATCATCGTCAGATAAGGGTGTTTTCATCGTCTTAGACAGAAGAATAGAGACGAAGTCATATGGGAGAGACTTCTTACAGGCAATTCCTAATATTCCTGTTAAGAAAGTATCGTTAGAAAATATGGTCTTAGAGCTAGAAAATTGGTATACTAATGAAGGATGA
- the asnS gene encoding asparagine--tRNA ligase encodes MKKIMIKDMANHVGETVKMGAWLANKRSSGKIAFLQLRDGSGFVQGVVVKEEVGEEIFQTAKGLTQETSMYVIGEVIKDERSSFGYELQVKEIEVIHAAVDFPITPKEHGTEFLMDNRHLWLRSRKQHAIMKIRNEIIRATYEFFNENGFVKMDPPILTGSSPEGTSELFHTKYFDEDAYLSQSGQLYMEAAAMALGKVFSFGPTFRAEKSKTRRHLIEFWMIEPEMAFVEFEENLEVQEQYVEFIAQSVLKNCTLELERLGRDTSKLENIKAPFPRISYDDAIKFLHEKGFDDIVWGDDFGSPHETAIAESYDKPVFITHYPVGIKPFYMQPHPERDDVVLCADLIAPEGYGEVIGGSERIHDYDLLKQRLAEHKLDESAYAWYLELRKQGSVPHSGFGLGLERTVAWFSGAEHVRESIPFPRLLNRLYP; translated from the coding sequence ATGAAAAAAATCATGATTAAAGATATGGCCAACCATGTTGGAGAAACAGTAAAAATGGGTGCTTGGCTTGCCAATAAACGTTCAAGTGGTAAAATTGCATTTTTACAATTACGTGATGGATCAGGCTTTGTGCAAGGTGTTGTAGTAAAAGAAGAGGTTGGAGAAGAAATTTTTCAAACTGCAAAAGGGTTAACACAAGAAACTTCTATGTATGTAATTGGTGAAGTGATTAAAGATGAACGTTCTTCTTTCGGGTATGAGCTTCAGGTAAAAGAAATTGAAGTAATTCATGCAGCGGTCGATTTCCCTATTACTCCTAAGGAGCATGGTACGGAATTTCTCATGGACAACCGTCATTTATGGTTACGTTCTAGAAAGCAGCATGCAATTATGAAAATTCGTAATGAAATTATTCGTGCTACATATGAGTTTTTTAATGAAAATGGCTTTGTTAAAATGGATCCGCCTATTTTAACGGGTTCATCCCCCGAAGGAACTTCTGAACTGTTCCATACTAAATACTTTGACGAGGATGCATATCTTTCTCAATCAGGTCAATTATATATGGAAGCAGCGGCTATGGCACTAGGGAAGGTATTTTCTTTCGGACCAACATTCCGAGCAGAGAAATCTAAAACACGTCGTCACTTAATCGAATTCTGGATGATTGAACCAGAGATGGCATTTGTAGAATTTGAGGAAAACTTGGAAGTGCAGGAACAATATGTTGAATTTATCGCACAGTCAGTATTGAAAAATTGTACATTAGAGTTAGAACGTCTTGGTCGTGATACATCGAAGTTAGAGAATATTAAAGCGCCATTCCCTCGTATCTCATACGATGATGCTATTAAGTTTTTACATGAAAAAGGCTTCGATGACATTGTTTGGGGAGACGATTTTGGTTCACCACATGAGACTGCCATCGCAGAAAGCTATGATAAACCGGTATTCATTACCCACTATCCGGTAGGCATTAAGCCATTTTACATGCAACCACATCCAGAGCGTGATGATGTAGTTTTATGTGCTGATTTAATAGCTCCAGAAGGTTATGGAGAAGTAATTGGCGGTTCTGAACGTATTCATGATTATGATCTTTTGAAACAACGCTTAGCGGAGCATAAACTTGATGAATCGGCGTATGCTTGGTATTTAGAGCTACGTAAACAAGGTTCTGTACCTCATTCTGGTTTTGGACTAGGGCTAGAGCGTACGGTCGCATGGTTTAGTGGAGCAGAGCATGTTCGTGAGTCTATTCCGTTCCCACGTTTATTAAATCGTTTGTATCCATAA
- a CDS encoding YpmA family protein: protein MENKIETLSTVVVDYQSDLYKIVDVLNRTLKEKDLMFGLSLDKQDENKAIFTIYRT from the coding sequence ATGGAAAACAAAATTGAAACGCTATCGACTGTTGTAGTCGACTACCAATCTGACTTATATAAAATAGTTGATGTATTAAATCGTACGCTTAAAGAGAAAGATTTAATGTTTGGGCTATCATTAGATAAGCAGGATGAAAATAAAGCTATTTTCACCATTTATAGGACGTAA
- a CDS encoding sugar MFS transporter, which produces MATFLLMIIYLAFISLGLPDSLLGASWPVMQPDLGAPLETAGFLFMTIAGGTIISSLISGRVLKRYGTGKVTFVSVLMTAFALLGFHFAPSIVWLIVCAVPLGLGAGAVDAGLNDYVAINYKARHMSWLHCFWGVGATLGPIIMAQLISEDNSWRNGYFVISGIQFALVIILLFTLPLWKKVKTKSDITLQKENEDIKGVINEEDTKIKPLQTKGVKLALASFFFYCGVEATVGLWGSSFLVNVKGLSVVTAAGWISFYYAGITIGRFITGFITFKTTNRTLIRWGQIIALTGAVILVLPLPSAFSLVGFIIVGLGLAPIFPCMLHETPARFGKKNSQTIMGYQMAFAYTGTTFMPPLLGFIASHSTIGIFPITIVIFVTAMLLSSEKLNILLANKDVFKRNDTSSTAL; this is translated from the coding sequence ATGGCAACATTCCTTTTAATGATCATTTATTTGGCTTTTATCAGCTTGGGTTTACCAGATTCCTTATTGGGGGCATCGTGGCCAGTGATGCAACCGGACTTAGGGGCTCCACTCGAGACTGCCGGGTTCCTTTTTATGACGATTGCAGGCGGTACAATTATCTCCAGTCTGATTAGTGGAAGGGTACTTAAACGGTACGGGACTGGAAAAGTTACATTTGTCAGTGTATTAATGACTGCTTTTGCTTTGCTTGGATTTCATTTTGCTCCATCTATTGTTTGGTTAATAGTATGTGCTGTCCCATTGGGATTAGGAGCAGGGGCTGTTGATGCAGGATTAAACGATTATGTTGCTATAAATTATAAGGCACGTCATATGAGTTGGTTACATTGTTTTTGGGGAGTCGGAGCTACTCTAGGTCCAATCATTATGGCTCAGTTAATATCAGAGGATAATTCTTGGAGAAATGGATATTTTGTTATTTCAGGTATTCAGTTTGCATTAGTTATCATCCTTCTCTTCACTTTGCCTTTATGGAAAAAAGTGAAAACAAAGAGCGATATTACTTTACAGAAAGAGAATGAAGATATAAAAGGTGTAATCAATGAAGAAGATACTAAAATAAAACCTTTACAAACTAAAGGAGTTAAACTGGCTCTGGCTTCCTTCTTTTTTTATTGTGGAGTTGAAGCGACAGTCGGTCTTTGGGGAAGCAGTTTCTTGGTAAATGTTAAAGGATTAAGTGTAGTAACTGCTGCCGGTTGGATTTCCTTTTATTATGCAGGAATAACAATTGGTAGATTTATAACAGGATTTATAACCTTTAAAACTACTAACCGTACGCTTATACGGTGGGGGCAAATAATAGCATTGACAGGTGCCGTTATACTAGTTTTACCATTGCCGTCTGCTTTCTCACTTGTTGGGTTTATAATTGTTGGACTAGGATTAGCACCGATATTCCCATGTATGTTGCATGAAACGCCAGCACGTTTTGGGAAAAAAAATTCTCAGACAATTATGGGCTATCAAATGGCGTTTGCATACACCGGCACAACATTTATGCCACCTCTCCTTGGTTTCATTGCATCTCATTCAACAATAGGTATCTTCCCAATTACTATTGTTATTTTTGTTACTGCAATGCTATTAAGCTCTGAAAAGCTAAATATATTATTGGCGAACAAGGATGTATTCAAGAGGAATGATACAAGCTCAACAGCACTTTAA